A genomic stretch from Candidatus Brocadiaceae bacterium includes:
- a CDS encoding calcium/sodium antiporter produces MIYNILLLIIGLSLLLGGGSVLVRGSSSLAKNLGVSPLVIGLTVVAFGTSAPELTVNILAALKGSGDISFGNIIGSNIANIGLVLACAAIIRPLSIDSAIIIREIPMMILASAAALIMGCDAFFRNTSEVYDRSDGPLLLLFFGVFFYYTIGGVVKRKSTDPFVKQAKEQVAHFAAPLRWKSISIDLLLTVTGLALLIIGGKISVDSAVTLAKLFRVPEVIIGLTIIAVGTSLPELVTSVIATWRGQTELAVGNVVGSNIFNLLFVTGIGAAIRPIAIPSSGHTDLFMMMALAVILLPISISHQRRIVRLEGIFLLVLYIGYTLWRTLRLG; encoded by the coding sequence ATGATATATAATATACTTCTTTTGATCATTGGCTTGAGTCTGCTTCTTGGAGGAGGGAGCGTATTAGTACGAGGATCCTCTTCTTTAGCAAAAAATCTTGGTGTCTCTCCCCTTGTGATTGGTTTGACTGTCGTTGCCTTTGGCACCAGCGCTCCGGAACTGACCGTCAATATTTTGGCGGCGCTTAAGGGAAGCGGCGATATCTCATTCGGCAATATCATCGGGTCAAATATCGCCAACATTGGCCTCGTGCTTGCCTGTGCGGCGATAATCAGGCCTTTATCAATTGACAGCGCGATAATTATCAGGGAAATTCCCATGATGATACTTGCTTCTGCTGCGGCGCTTATTATGGGATGTGATGCATTTTTCAGAAATACCAGTGAAGTGTATGACCGATCCGACGGACCGCTGTTATTGTTGTTTTTTGGCGTATTTTTTTACTATACCATAGGAGGTGTTGTAAAAAGGAAATCAACCGACCCGTTTGTCAAACAGGCAAAGGAACAGGTTGCGCACTTTGCGGCGCCTCTGCGGTGGAAATCGATCAGCATTGATCTCCTTCTCACGGTCACTGGCCTGGCATTACTCATTATTGGCGGGAAAATTTCAGTGGATTCAGCGGTAACGCTTGCGAAATTGTTTCGTGTGCCTGAGGTCATCATTGGATTAACCATTATTGCCGTGGGGACCAGCCTGCCTGAGCTGGTGACTTCTGTTATTGCTACCTGGCGCGGGCAGACGGAACTTGCCGTGGGGAATGTGGTTGGGTCAAATATCTTCAACCTGCTTTTCGTAACGGGTATTGGCGCTGCGATCCGACCTATTGCCATTCCTTCTTCAGGACATACCGATCTTTTCATGATGATGGCGCTGGCAGTGATATTGCTGCCAATTTCCATCAGCCATCAGCGCCGCATCGTTCGACTGGAGGGTATATTTTTACTTGTCTTGTATATTGGTTATACCCTGTGGCGAACCTTACGTCTGGGATAA
- the atpB gene encoding F0F1 ATP synthase subunit A produces MKNLHVFPETIFSVGPVRVTDTVITTWFIMVVIITVCYFLTRKLSVRPGICQEILESIFEAIEKTIKDALPLNPWMVLPVLGTFWILIGASNMAGLIPGLKTPTADLNTTFAFAMISYSMTHVFGIATQGLKGYLTHYKEPTWILLPFHIIAEVTRTVALAVRLFGNMLSGDMAAVILLSIVGLLAPVPFSLLHIIIGLIQAYIFGVLTLVFIAGGIRTKPEKGGII; encoded by the coding sequence ATGAAAAACCTCCATGTTTTCCCTGAAACGATTTTTTCGGTTGGCCCTGTACGTGTAACCGATACGGTTATTACCACATGGTTTATCATGGTCGTCATAATAACCGTCTGTTATTTTTTGACAAGAAAACTCTCTGTCAGGCCGGGGATCTGCCAGGAGATATTGGAGTCTATTTTTGAGGCAATAGAAAAAACGATAAAAGACGCCTTGCCACTGAATCCCTGGATGGTTCTGCCGGTACTGGGTACATTCTGGATTCTCATAGGCGCTTCAAATATGGCCGGACTGATACCGGGCCTGAAAACTCCTACTGCTGATCTTAATACAACCTTTGCGTTTGCTATGATATCATACTCAATGACCCATGTCTTTGGTATTGCAACCCAGGGCCTGAAGGGGTATCTGACACACTATAAGGAGCCCACATGGATATTATTGCCCTTCCATATTATCGCGGAAGTAACAAGGACCGTCGCCCTGGCGGTAAGGCTCTTCGGGAATATGTTAAGCGGCGATATGGCAGCGGTAATTCTTCTCAGTATCGTAGGGCTACTGGCGCCAGTGCCATTCAGTTTACTGCATATTATCATTGGACTCATACAGGCATACATATTTGGCGTTTTAACCCTTGTATTTATTGCGGGGGGAATCAGAACAAAACCGGAAAAAGGAGGCATAATATGA
- a CDS encoding F0F1 ATP synthase subunit alpha, producing MEKAILGFFDTIKAAAENTRFSVDVSEEGKVLSVGDGIVQIAGLRDAKLYELIEFEGGDKGVVFDLNRNSISVILLTEQNGIKAGDKGYKTEQIVSVHVGETLLGRVVDALGNPIDGDPRPEQTISYPVEREAPSMLERDFVSEPLYTGIKVIDAMLSIGKGQRELIIGDASTGKTSIAIDTIINQKYFDVISIYVVIGQKKSRVLNIIDEVKKYGDFSRTIFVVADASTSVGIQYIAPYSATAIAEYFLDTGKDVLIVYDDLTRHADAYRSLSLLLKRPPGREAYPGDIFFIHSRLLERAVQLNQKFGGGSITALPIAETQQGRISSYIPTNLISITDGQIYLDAQLFNKGIRPAIDVGKSVSRIGGKAQAEAMKSIAERLKIDYSRFVEVEMFTKFGAHLEEETAKLIRRGERLREILKQPRFHPFALGEEVLSFLILQSGVLDTVDIHTVETVSQKILFMAKLAFPELINQMNQEGILGQKYREKLTEFITKTEV from the coding sequence ATGGAAAAAGCGATACTTGGTTTTTTTGACACAATAAAGGCTGCCGCTGAAAATACCAGATTTTCCGTTGATGTCTCTGAAGAGGGAAAGGTGCTCTCTGTGGGCGATGGGATCGTTCAGATCGCCGGGCTGAGAGATGCGAAGCTCTATGAGCTGATAGAATTTGAAGGAGGAGATAAGGGAGTCGTCTTTGACCTCAACAGAAACAGCATCTCCGTAATACTGCTGACGGAACAGAACGGAATAAAAGCAGGCGATAAAGGATACAAAACCGAACAGATTGTCTCGGTACATGTCGGTGAAACATTGCTCGGAAGGGTGGTGGATGCCCTCGGCAACCCCATCGATGGTGATCCAAGACCTGAACAAACCATTTCCTACCCGGTAGAACGGGAAGCGCCATCAATGCTCGAGAGAGACTTTGTGTCGGAACCGCTTTATACCGGCATTAAAGTCATAGACGCCATGCTGTCCATTGGAAAAGGCCAGAGAGAACTCATCATCGGCGATGCCTCAACGGGAAAGACCTCCATTGCAATAGACACCATTATTAATCAGAAATATTTTGATGTTATTTCTATTTATGTTGTTATCGGCCAAAAAAAATCACGTGTTCTAAACATCATTGATGAGGTAAAAAAATACGGAGATTTTTCCAGAACCATTTTTGTGGTTGCGGACGCCTCAACTTCTGTGGGTATCCAATATATAGCGCCATACAGCGCGACCGCCATCGCTGAATATTTTCTCGATACAGGAAAGGACGTCTTAATTGTATATGACGACCTGACACGACATGCCGACGCGTACCGATCTCTTAGTCTTTTACTCAAAAGACCACCTGGCAGAGAAGCCTATCCGGGAGATATATTCTTTATTCATTCACGGTTACTCGAAAGGGCGGTTCAACTGAACCAGAAATTCGGCGGAGGTTCCATCACCGCACTCCCAATAGCAGAAACACAGCAGGGGAGAATATCTTCCTATATCCCGACAAATCTTATCTCTATAACTGACGGACAAATCTATCTCGATGCACAACTCTTTAACAAAGGGATTCGACCTGCAATTGACGTCGGCAAATCCGTTTCAAGAATAGGAGGCAAGGCACAGGCGGAAGCGATGAAGTCTATAGCGGAAAGACTTAAAATAGACTATTCCCGTTTTGTCGAGGTGGAAATGTTCACCAAATTCGGGGCACATCTGGAAGAGGAAACAGCAAAACTAATACGACGTGGTGAACGTCTGAGAGAAATCCTGAAACAACCTCGATTTCACCCCTTTGCACTCGGGGAAGAGGTATTAAGTTTCTTGATCCTGCAATCAGGCGTCCTTGACACGGTAGATATTCACACCGTAGAAACCGTTTCCCAAAAAATACTCTTTATGGCAAAGCTCGCATTTCCTGAACTTATCAATCAAATGAATCAGGAAGGAATACTCGGGCAAAAATATCGAGAAAAACTTACAGAATTTATTACCAAAACAGAGGTTTAG
- a CDS encoding F0F1 ATP synthase subunit gamma translates to MLSSTDIEKKVAVYHTIEDIVKVMKAYAGVAIRKTEEIIQNVRVYEDRVFFAMADMIKYYPGIIVEEEQKGKRILVAFGSSQGLCGMFNEKMVESISDTFTDNDTLFIIGRRLKSALELRKIPYAVFNDSVASISGIPSALAGIVSEIMDTYNKVEYYNLSLLFTTIVDKKANIILEQVLPPDVKKLQTLTPSGMSPVLHLEPNTILEKLIEEFLFIALYRCYVESLRSENWYRLRSMEGASETLKKKLSALASTEKYIRQEEITEEMLEILGSGLFYKK, encoded by the coding sequence TTGCTTTCTTCCACTGATATTGAAAAAAAGGTTGCTGTTTACCACACCATTGAAGATATTGTCAAGGTGATGAAGGCATATGCCGGAGTTGCTATAAGAAAAACCGAAGAAATCATTCAGAATGTGAGGGTCTATGAAGATCGTGTGTTTTTTGCCATGGCTGATATGATAAAATACTACCCGGGCATCATTGTGGAGGAAGAGCAAAAAGGAAAAAGAATTCTCGTGGCCTTTGGTTCTTCACAAGGATTATGCGGCATGTTTAATGAAAAAATGGTGGAAAGTATCTCAGATACCTTTACGGACAATGACACCCTGTTTATTATTGGAAGGAGGCTCAAATCAGCGCTTGAATTAAGAAAGATACCCTATGCGGTCTTTAATGACTCTGTAGCAAGTATTAGCGGGATACCATCAGCTCTGGCAGGAATTGTCTCAGAGATTATGGATACCTATAATAAGGTAGAGTACTATAACCTCAGTCTTCTCTTCACCACTATTGTAGACAAAAAGGCAAACATTATTTTAGAACAGGTCCTTCCGCCTGACGTGAAAAAGCTGCAAACCCTTACCCCATCTGGTATGTCACCGGTACTGCATCTGGAACCAAATACCATTTTAGAAAAACTCATAGAGGAATTCTTATTTATTGCCCTTTACCGATGCTATGTGGAATCGCTCAGGAGTGAAAACTGGTATCGGCTCAGAAGCATGGAAGGCGCATCTGAAACGCTCAAAAAGAAGCTTTCTGCTCTCGCATCCACTGAAAAATACATACGGCAGGAAGAGATCACCGAGGAAATGCTTGAGATCCTGGGAAGTGGGTTGTTCTATAAAAAATAA
- a CDS encoding F0F1 ATP synthase subunit delta, translated as MKFDIWTFLFQIINFAVLLFILRRILYKPIRSIIEKRRGLIEKTIEDTERTKQEALELKKQHQDELNTYKELHIQMLEKAKEDAENERGRLLSEAEKEAKKVLEKEKGIYDAEKRRLEALLKDKAIESASIFASRLLRDISDKELHNALFRKVLTELGQITSDITKINEKEETIEIEIISAFALEKDELKNIQDSIESHISKKVTLRTKIDNTLIAGVKIKAYDMIYDSSLLGQIEAFTIRMKETV; from the coding sequence ATGAAATTTGACATCTGGACATTCCTCTTTCAGATCATAAACTTTGCCGTATTATTGTTTATTCTCAGAAGGATACTCTATAAACCAATACGCTCTATTATCGAAAAAAGAAGAGGCCTTATTGAAAAAACCATCGAGGACACAGAAAGGACAAAACAAGAGGCTCTGGAGCTTAAAAAACAACATCAGGACGAATTGAACACATACAAGGAGCTGCATATTCAGATGCTTGAGAAGGCAAAGGAGGATGCGGAAAATGAAAGAGGAAGGTTATTGAGCGAGGCAGAAAAAGAAGCAAAAAAGGTCCTCGAAAAGGAAAAGGGGATATATGACGCCGAAAAAAGGAGACTTGAGGCGCTTTTAAAAGATAAAGCAATAGAATCCGCCTCCATCTTTGCATCAAGGCTTTTACGTGATATTTCGGATAAAGAACTTCACAATGCCCTCTTTCGAAAGGTTTTAACAGAACTGGGACAGATTACCTCCGATATTACAAAGATCAATGAAAAGGAAGAAACAATCGAAATTGAAATTATCTCCGCTTTTGCTCTCGAAAAAGATGAATTGAAAAATATTCAGGATTCCATTGAATCACATATCTCAAAAAAGGTTACCCTCCGTACAAAAATAGATAATACCCTTATTGCGGGGGTAAAGATAAAGGCATATGACATGATATATGATTCTTCCCTCCTGGGACAAATAGAGGCCTTTACCATAAGGATGAAAGAGACCGTTTAA
- a CDS encoding F0F1 ATP synthase subunit epsilon encodes MNNSLFQLQIVTPTKILQKEVRSIRLKDETGFFGILKGHTDFLTILEPSLCYYKDKDDNETFLAVNGGFLNIRGGNVTLISSEVFESDDAEKLSLIIEDTFAKRDKAEKAFHKSLEGLERSFMKKTFEFIREGP; translated from the coding sequence GTGAATAATTCATTATTTCAATTACAGATCGTTACCCCCACAAAAATTTTACAGAAAGAGGTCCGCTCTATCCGTTTAAAAGACGAAACGGGATTTTTTGGTATTCTCAAGGGACACACAGACTTTTTAACAATCCTGGAGCCTTCCCTCTGTTATTATAAAGATAAGGATGACAATGAGACCTTTCTTGCCGTGAATGGCGGTTTTCTGAATATACGAGGAGGAAATGTCACTCTTATTTCAAGCGAGGTATTTGAAAGTGACGATGCTGAAAAGCTTTCTCTTATCATTGAAGACACATTTGCAAAGAGGGACAAGGCGGAAAAGGCCTTTCACAAATCTCTTGAAGGGCTTGAAAGGTCATTTATGAAAAAGACGTTCGAATTTATTCGGGAAGGTCCTTGA
- a CDS encoding TrkA family potassium uptake protein produces the protein MRQFAVIGLGRFGYRVAETLAQKGASVIAIDRKQDLVEKISEVVKKAVQINSTDEKALEASGIKDVDAVVIGMGEDIESSILTTALVKNMEIEEIICRACTPLHAQILKKMGATRVVFPEEDIGIRVANSIFSPGILEYIELGADYTLTEIGAKEEWVGSTFHVQKVKHDYKVNVLIIKRKIIESSEKPEEAKEKEIKVLPTSNYKIQEGDVLVVLGDKKDIEIFEKKWK, from the coding sequence ATGAGACAGTTTGCCGTGATAGGACTGGGAAGATTTGGCTACAGGGTTGCGGAAACACTGGCGCAAAAAGGTGCTTCCGTGATTGCCATTGACCGAAAGCAGGACCTGGTTGAAAAAATCAGCGAAGTGGTAAAAAAAGCGGTACAGATAAACAGTACTGATGAGAAGGCCCTGGAAGCCAGCGGCATAAAGGATGTTGATGCAGTGGTGATCGGTATGGGTGAAGATATTGAATCAAGCATCCTTACAACAGCGCTGGTAAAGAATATGGAAATTGAGGAGATTATCTGCCGTGCATGTACACCTCTTCATGCACAGATTTTAAAAAAGATGGGGGCCACCAGGGTGGTCTTCCCTGAGGAGGATATAGGTATTCGCGTAGCAAACAGTATTTTTTCTCCGGGGATACTGGAATATATCGAATTAGGCGCTGATTATACCCTGACGGAAATTGGGGCGAAGGAGGAATGGGTTGGAAGTACTTTTCATGTCCAGAAGGTAAAACATGATTACAAGGTCAATGTCCTGATTATAAAGCGAAAGATTATCGAGTCATCAGAAAAACCCGAAGAGGCAAAGGAGAAAGAGATAAAGGTATTGCCCACATCAAATTATAAAATTCAGGAGGGGGATGTCCTTGTCGTTTTGGGTGATAAAAAAGATATTGAAATATTTGAAAAGAAATGGAAATAG
- the atpE gene encoding ATP synthase F0 subunit C gives MNALSIVISVSIVTAGLAMAIGGYGPARALGNALEKALESISRQPEASDKIMRALFVGMALIESIAIYAFVIALILLFANPLIGYIAK, from the coding sequence ATGAATGCATTATCCATTGTTATTTCTGTTTCAATCGTCACCGCCGGCCTTGCCATGGCAATTGGCGGTTATGGTCCCGCAAGGGCGCTCGGCAACGCCCTCGAAAAGGCCCTTGAATCTATCTCAAGACAGCCAGAAGCCTCAGACAAGATTATGCGTGCCCTCTTTGTCGGAATGGCCCTGATAGAGTCAATTGCCATCTATGCATTTGTCATAGCGCTTATCCTCCTCTTTGCAAATCCCCTTATAGGATATATCGCAAAATGA
- a CDS encoding MBL fold metallo-hydrolase: MKITFVGATRMVTGSCYHIQSNGTHLLVDCGLFQGSKEDEKRNEEPFPFKPADIQYLLLTHAHIDHSGLIPRLVKKGFQGKILATKATVELSNMMLLDSAHIQERDAEWENKKRMRAGKPPIQPLYTVEEATDSLAYFQGIDYKETVECGNGIKARFQDAGHILGSASLELWVSDGAEEKKLVFSGDIGQKDLPIVKNPTIIEEGDYVFTESTYGNRRHKNIEETTEEFCQAVTEAVERGGNVIIPAFAVGRTQNILYILKQLSKEGKLNHLKVFVDSPMAVQATNITLAHPECLDKETMELIKEGKFSGSNLSLKYSESVEDSMAINKIKRGAIIISASGMCNAGRILHHLKYNLWRAECSVIFVGYQAQGTLGRRIVEGAKEIRLLGDEIAVKAKIYTIGGFSAHADQKGLLEWLGAFKKNPRRIFVMHGEEETALGFAETIKKQLHIDAYAPFCLEEITV; encoded by the coding sequence ATGAAAATTACCTTTGTTGGAGCCACAAGAATGGTTACCGGCTCCTGTTATCATATTCAATCGAATGGCACGCATCTTCTGGTTGATTGCGGGCTATTTCAGGGTAGCAAAGAGGACGAGAAGAGGAATGAGGAGCCTTTTCCTTTTAAACCCGCTGACATCCAGTACCTCCTGTTGACCCATGCCCACATCGACCATTCAGGACTGATCCCCCGACTGGTAAAAAAAGGCTTTCAAGGGAAAATTCTGGCGACAAAGGCGACCGTTGAGTTATCCAACATGATGCTGCTGGATTCCGCGCATATACAGGAACGTGATGCGGAGTGGGAAAATAAAAAACGCATGAGGGCAGGAAAACCTCCCATACAACCGCTCTATACTGTGGAGGAGGCGACTGACAGCCTTGCATATTTTCAAGGGATTGACTACAAAGAAACCGTGGAATGCGGAAATGGCATAAAAGCGCGATTTCAGGATGCAGGGCACATCTTGGGTTCTGCCAGCTTAGAATTATGGGTGAGTGACGGCGCCGAAGAAAAAAAGCTCGTTTTTTCTGGGGACATCGGCCAAAAGGACTTGCCGATTGTAAAGAACCCGACAATAATTGAAGAAGGGGATTATGTATTTACCGAATCTACCTATGGGAATAGAAGGCACAAAAATATCGAGGAAACCACAGAGGAGTTTTGCCAGGCAGTAACAGAAGCGGTGGAACGGGGTGGGAATGTAATCATTCCCGCCTTTGCCGTAGGACGGACTCAAAACATCCTCTATATATTGAAACAACTCTCTAAAGAAGGAAAGCTCAATCACCTGAAAGTATTCGTTGACAGCCCTATGGCAGTACAGGCAACCAACATAACCCTGGCCCATCCGGAGTGCCTCGATAAAGAGACCATGGAACTCATCAAAGAAGGAAAATTTTCCGGCAGTAATCTTTCCCTGAAATATTCAGAATCCGTTGAGGATTCCATGGCGATAAATAAGATAAAGCGTGGGGCAATTATTATTTCTGCCAGTGGAATGTGTAACGCAGGCAGGATTCTCCATCATTTAAAATATAATTTATGGCGCGCAGAATGCAGTGTCATCTTTGTCGGGTATCAGGCCCAGGGCACTCTGGGAAGAAGGATTGTCGAAGGGGCAAAAGAAATAAGGCTTCTGGGTGATGAGATTGCCGTAAAAGCGAAAATTTATACCATTGGCGGGTTTTCTGCCCACGCGGACCAGAAAGGGCTTCTTGAATGGCTTGGCGCATTTAAAAAGAATCCACGTCGTATTTTTGTCATGCACGGTGAAGAAGAAACCGCCCTGGGGTTTGCGGAAACAATAAAAAAACAGTTGCACATAGATGCATATGCGCCATTTTGTCTGGAGGAGATAACGGTATAA
- a CDS encoding SLC13 family permease, translating into MSLDILLVFTILLTTIILFVTEFIRIDVTALLVLILLTIFGLIPTEQAFSGFASNAVISIIAVMILGYGLDQSGVMNRVIKGIFRLTGKSECRLFCVTSSMIGIISAFMQNIGVITLFLPALIKMTKRMGITPSRFFMPMGFSAILGGTLSMIGSSPLILLNDLMEQGGLEKFTLFSVTPIGAVLFIAGVSFFLLFGNYVLPARPLIDIVTKHQQELISSWDLPKTFFELIISNDSPLIGKTRETVKLKEKYGLYLIALGEKEEIFYAPWRQAGFSAGQRLGILGSKENVERFASDYHLRISKYVTAFDDLQKDAIAGFAEVIVKPHSSIIGKTLREIAMRKTYGVEPLILFSGGIEARSGFSDNTLTSGDTIIVYGHWKYIEKLSTDGNFVVITPIRTGDTTSSKELTACICFLSSLVMAVSGVHLPLALFAGALAMILFRVIRIDDAYKAIDWQTVFLLAGLIPLGLAMKQTGAAEFIARTMMHFLEGKHIIVLLFAIAALTTVFTLLMSNVAATILLAPLVIDIGKMVSVDPRYLALVVGICASNSFLLPTHQVNALLIVPGKYRNQDYLKAGGIMTLIFLCITVCMIYVWYL; encoded by the coding sequence ATGTCTCTTGATATCCTTCTTGTATTTACCATATTGTTGACAACAATTATTCTGTTTGTCACCGAATTCATACGTATTGATGTAACCGCATTATTGGTATTAATTTTATTGACCATATTCGGTTTGATCCCGACGGAGCAGGCATTTTCCGGATTTGCAAGCAATGCCGTCATATCCATCATTGCAGTAATGATTTTAGGATATGGGCTCGATCAATCCGGTGTTATGAACAGGGTAATAAAAGGTATCTTTCGCTTAACAGGAAAAAGTGAATGCCGTCTTTTTTGTGTTACTTCATCCATGATTGGGATTATTTCAGCATTTATGCAGAATATTGGTGTCATTACTCTGTTTCTTCCCGCACTCATAAAAATGACAAAACGTATGGGAATAACCCCCTCTCGTTTTTTCATGCCCATGGGATTTTCCGCCATTCTCGGGGGTACCTTGAGTATGATCGGCTCGAGCCCTCTCATACTCCTCAACGATTTGATGGAACAGGGAGGCCTGGAGAAATTTACTTTATTCAGTGTTACCCCCATTGGAGCGGTATTATTTATTGCGGGTGTAAGTTTTTTTCTTCTGTTCGGTAACTATGTTCTACCGGCAAGACCATTAATTGATATTGTAACCAAACACCAGCAGGAGTTAATTTCTTCTTGGGACTTGCCGAAGACATTTTTTGAACTGATTATATCAAATGACAGCCCTTTGATCGGTAAAACCAGAGAAACGGTAAAATTAAAAGAGAAATACGGCCTCTACCTTATTGCCCTGGGAGAAAAAGAAGAAATTTTCTATGCCCCCTGGAGACAGGCGGGTTTCAGTGCCGGCCAAAGACTCGGCATTCTGGGGAGCAAGGAAAACGTTGAACGTTTTGCCTCTGATTACCATTTACGGATAAGTAAATATGTAACGGCATTTGATGACCTTCAGAAGGATGCCATTGCAGGCTTTGCTGAAGTTATCGTAAAACCGCATTCATCAATTATTGGAAAAACGCTGCGCGAGATTGCAATGCGTAAGACTTACGGCGTAGAACCCTTAATTTTATTCAGCGGAGGGATTGAAGCCCGGAGCGGATTTTCTGATAATACCCTTACATCCGGCGACACTATTATTGTCTACGGACACTGGAAATACATAGAGAAACTAAGCACTGATGGAAATTTCGTTGTTATCACGCCAATAAGAACCGGGGACACCACATCATCAAAAGAACTCACGGCATGCATCTGTTTTCTTAGTTCCCTTGTCATGGCTGTCTCCGGAGTGCATCTTCCTCTCGCGTTGTTTGCCGGGGCGTTGGCCATGATTCTTTTTAGGGTAATACGGATTGATGATGCTTATAAGGCAATAGACTGGCAGACGGTTTTTCTTCTCGCGGGACTCATCCCCCTTGGCCTTGCAATGAAGCAGACAGGTGCTGCAGAATTCATTGCGCGTACCATGATGCATTTTCTGGAAGGAAAACATATTATCGTTCTCTTATTTGCAATTGCCGCCCTTACAACGGTCTTTACTCTCTTGATGTCGAATGTCGCGGCTACGATACTGCTGGCGCCTTTAGTGATTGATATAGGGAAAATGGTATCTGTCGATCCCCGCTACCTTGCGCTGGTAGTTGGAATTTGCGCTTCCAACTCCTTTCTCTTGCCCACTCATCAGGTAAATGCCTTGCTTATCGTGCCTGGCAAGTACCGTAATCAGGATTATCTTAAGGCAGGAGGTATAATGACACTGATTTTCCTTTGTATTACGGTTTGTATGATTTATGTATGGTATCTATGA
- a CDS encoding AtpZ/AtpI family protein: MGSKKFSEHIDKSAKELLESRKQKTTFWQFANVLGVGGWVFVIPIVGGAYLGRYLDKKFGNEGISWTITLIIIGIAAGAFNVWHFFVKKSKQ; encoded by the coding sequence ATGGGATCGAAAAAATTCTCTGAACATATAGATAAATCTGCAAAAGAGCTCCTGGAATCACGAAAACAGAAGACAACATTCTGGCAATTTGCCAATGTTCTTGGGGTCGGCGGATGGGTTTTTGTGATTCCCATTGTGGGCGGGGCATATCTTGGAAGATATCTGGATAAAAAATTTGGAAATGAGGGCATTTCGTGGACAATAACACTTATTATCATCGGTATTGCCGCTGGAGCCTTTAATGTCTGGCATTTTTTCGTCAAAAAGTCAAAACAATGA